The Solibacillus isronensis nucleotide sequence CGCATCTTTTAATTCTTCTGCACCTGCTGCAGCTTTTAATGCAACAAAATAACCGCCTTCTTTTGCTAATGGAATACATAGCTCTGATAATACAGAAAGACGTGCTACCGCGCGGGCTGTGACAACATCAAATTTTTCACGGTATGCTGTATTTTGACCAAACTCTTCAGCACGGGCATGGACAAATATCATATGATCCAAGTTTAACTCATTTGTTAAATGATTTAAAAATGTAATTCGTTTATTAAGTGAATCGACAATCGTAATTTGTAAATGCGGGAAGCAAATTTTAATAGGGATACTTGGGAATCCTGCACCTGCACCAACATCGCATACTGTTGTCACTTTTGTAAAATCAAAATAAAATGACGCACTGATTGAATCATAGAAGTGCTTTAAATAAACGCCTTCCAAATCCGTAATTG carries:
- the rsmG gene encoding 16S rRNA (guanine(527)-N(7))-methyltransferase RsmG; protein product: MNEKQFIEALKEKGIELSEHQIAQFKKYFELLVEWNEKMNLTAITDLEGVYLKHFYDSISASFYFDFTKVTTVCDVGAGAGFPSIPIKICFPHLQITIVDSLNKRITFLNHLTNELNLDHMIFVHARAEEFGQNTAYREKFDVVTARAVARLSVLSELCIPLAKEGGYFVALKAAAGAEELKDATKAISTLGGKLIEEFAFHLPVEESERSLYVFDKVKSTPKKYPRKPGVPNKTPIK